From Pseudomonas sp. G.S.17, the proteins below share one genomic window:
- the gabD gene encoding NADP-dependent succinate-semialdehyde dehydrogenase, with protein sequence MQLKDSKLFRQQAYINGVWLDADSGQMIKVNNPADNEILGTVPKMGAAETRRAIEAADKALPAWRALSAKERGNKLRRWYELMIENQDDLARLMTLEQGKPLAEAKGEIAYAASFIEWFAEEAKRVYGDVIPGHQPDKRLIVLKQPIGVTAAITPWNFPAAMITRKAGPALAAGCTMVLKPASQTPYSALALAELAERAGIPAGVFSVVTGSAGDIGSELTSNPIVRKLSFTGSTEIGRQLMAECAKDIKKVSLELGGNAPFIVFDDADLDKAVEGAIISKYRNNGQTCVCANRIYVQDAVYDAFAEKLKTAVGKLKIGNGLEEGTTTGPLIDEKAVNKVKEHIADAVGKGAKVLLGGNSMQGNFFEPTILVNVSKDAAVAKEETFGPLAPLFRFKDEAEVIAMANDTEFGLASYFYARDMSRVFRVAEALEYGMVGINTGLISNEVAPFGGIKSSGLGREGSKYGIEDYLEIKYLCLSV encoded by the coding sequence ATGCAGCTTAAAGACTCGAAACTGTTCCGCCAACAAGCCTATATCAATGGTGTCTGGCTGGACGCGGACAGTGGTCAGATGATCAAGGTCAACAACCCGGCTGACAATGAAATTCTCGGCACTGTGCCAAAAATGGGCGCTGCTGAAACCCGTCGTGCCATCGAAGCTGCTGACAAGGCGCTGCCGGCCTGGCGTGCGTTGAGCGCCAAAGAGCGCGGCAACAAGCTGCGTCGCTGGTACGAGCTGATGATCGAGAACCAGGACGACCTCGCGCGCCTGATGACGCTCGAACAAGGCAAGCCGCTGGCCGAGGCCAAGGGCGAGATCGCTTACGCGGCGTCCTTTATCGAGTGGTTCGCTGAAGAAGCCAAGCGCGTGTATGGCGATGTGATTCCTGGCCATCAGCCGGACAAGCGTCTGATCGTGCTCAAGCAGCCGATTGGCGTGACGGCGGCCATTACCCCGTGGAACTTCCCGGCGGCGATGATCACCCGTAAAGCCGGCCCGGCGTTGGCCGCTGGCTGTACCATGGTGCTCAAGCCTGCGTCGCAAACCCCTTATTCGGCATTGGCCCTGGCTGAACTGGCTGAGCGCGCGGGCATCCCGGCTGGCGTGTTCAGCGTGGTGACCGGCAGCGCTGGCGATATCGGCAGCGAGCTGACCAGCAACCCGATTGTGCGCAAATTGTCGTTCACCGGCTCGACGGAAATTGGTCGTCAGTTGATGGCCGAATGCGCCAAGGACATCAAGAAGGTGTCGCTGGAATTGGGCGGCAACGCGCCGTTTATCGTGTTCGACGACGCGGACCTGGATAAGGCCGTCGAAGGCGCGATCATTTCCAAGTATCGCAACAACGGCCAGACCTGCGTCTGCGCCAACCGCATCTATGTGCAGGACGCCGTTTATGACGCGTTCGCCGAGAAGCTGAAAACCGCTGTGGGCAAGCTGAAGATCGGTAACGGTCTGGAAGAGGGCACCACGACCGGTCCGCTGATCGACGAAAAAGCCGTGAACAAGGTCAAGGAGCACATCGCCGACGCCGTGGGCAAGGGCGCGAAAGTGCTGCTGGGCGGCAACAGCATGCAAGGCAATTTCTTCGAGCCGACCATTCTGGTCAACGTCTCGAAAGACGCGGCAGTCGCGAAAGAAGAAACCTTTGGCCCGCTGGCGCCGCTGTTCCGCTTCAAGGACGAAGCCGAAGTGATTGCGATGGCCAACGACACCGAGTTCGGTCTGGCGTCGTACTTCTACGCTCGCGACATGAGCCGCGTGTTCCGCGTCGCTGAAGCGCTGGAATACGGCATGGTCGGCATCAACACCGGCCTGATCTCCAACGAAGTCGCACCGTTTGGCGGGATCAAGTCGTCGGGCCTGGGCCGTGAAGGCTCCAAGTACGGCATCGAAGATTATCTGGAAATCAAATACCTGTGCCTGAGCGTTTAA
- the gabT gene encoding 4-aminobutyrate--2-oxoglutarate transaminase: MSQTNAELMKRREAAVPRGVGQIHPIFAASAKNATVTDVEGREFIDFAGGIAVLNTGHLHPKIIAAVQEQLTKLTHTCFQVLAYEPYVELCEKINAKVPGDFEKKTLLVTTGSEAVENAVKIARAATGRTGVIAFTGAYHGRTMMTLGLTGKVVPYSAGMGLMPGGIFRAIYPCELHGVSVDDSIASIERIFKNDAEPRDIAAIIIEPVQGEGGFYVAPKAFMARLRELCDKHGILLIADEVQTGAGRTGTFFAMEQMGVSADLTTFAKSIAGGFPLAGVCGKAEYMDAIAPGGLGGTYAGSPVACAAALAVLQVFEEEHLLDRCKAVGERLVTGLKAIQAKYPVIGEVRALGAMIALELFENGDTHKPNAAAVAQVVAKARDKGLILLSCGTYGNVLRVLVPLTSPDEQLDKGLAILEECFAELA; encoded by the coding sequence ATGAGCCAAACAAACGCAGAATTGATGAAACGCCGCGAAGCCGCTGTTCCACGCGGTGTTGGCCAGATCCACCCGATCTTCGCCGCTTCGGCCAAAAACGCTACTGTGACTGACGTTGAGGGTCGTGAATTCATCGACTTCGCTGGCGGCATCGCGGTACTGAACACCGGTCACCTGCACCCGAAAATCATTGCCGCCGTGCAAGAGCAGCTGACCAAGCTGACTCACACCTGCTTCCAGGTGCTGGCTTACGAGCCGTACGTTGAGCTGTGCGAAAAGATCAACGCCAAGGTGCCAGGTGATTTCGAGAAGAAAACCCTGTTGGTGACCACCGGCTCCGAAGCGGTTGAAAACGCCGTGAAGATCGCCCGTGCCGCCACTGGCCGTACCGGCGTGATCGCCTTCACTGGCGCTTACCACGGCCGCACCATGATGACCCTGGGTCTGACTGGCAAAGTCGTGCCTTACTCGGCCGGCATGGGCCTGATGCCAGGCGGCATCTTCCGCGCAATCTACCCATGTGAACTGCATGGCGTGAGCGTCGACGATTCCATCGCCAGCATCGAGCGCATCTTCAAGAACGACGCCGAGCCGCGCGACATCGCTGCGATCATCATCGAGCCGGTTCAGGGCGAAGGTGGTTTCTATGTGGCGCCGAAGGCGTTCATGGCTCGCCTGCGCGAACTGTGCGACAAACACGGCATCCTGCTGATCGCTGACGAAGTGCAGACCGGTGCCGGTCGTACTGGTACGTTCTTCGCCATGGAACAGATGGGCGTCAGCGCTGACCTGACCACCTTCGCCAAATCCATCGCTGGCGGTTTCCCGTTGGCCGGTGTGTGCGGCAAGGCTGAATACATGGACGCTATCGCTCCGGGCGGTCTGGGCGGCACATACGCCGGTAGCCCGGTGGCGTGCGCGGCTGCGCTGGCGGTATTGCAAGTGTTTGAAGAAGAACACCTGCTGGATCGCTGCAAGGCAGTTGGCGAGCGTCTGGTGACAGGCCTCAAGGCGATTCAGGCCAAGTACCCGGTGATCGGTGAAGTCCGTGCGCTGGGCGCGATGATCGCGCTGGAGCTGTTCGAAAACGGCGACACCCACAAGCCGAACGCTGCTGCTGTGGCGCAGGTTGTGGCCAAGGCTCGCGACAAGGGTCTGATCCTGCTGTCTTGCGGCACCTACGGCAACGTTTTGCGCGTCCTGGTACCGCTGACTTCGCCGGACGAGCAACTGGATAAAGGCTTGGCGATTCTTGAAGAGTGCTTCGCTGAACTGGCGTGA
- a CDS encoding HDOD domain-containing protein — protein sequence MTAVDLPAVPRVLIAESDPRVRETLSELLLSVRADIDLEICTDGKQAAEWMKKQLPDLVIAARELPVIDGLSLLRGVRGLQRKPVIPFILISNRSDSASVREAVPLAPTAYLTKPLNTEGLRQRLERLLLVCPVPNAVPALIPGMTLARFLEQRRDTTDGAPLFVDVATAIKLSKGAARVDPTLLEQELRNDPHITAVLIAAANSAAQHLGTPVQTLPAALAVLGGAQSADIVSSLEKKRTSVLTNGALLAKASELWTLSQRTAEYGRTLARMLEVDAERCFCAGLLQTLGDLAVVGCLQEWLQAGGELDDEQIRQSLEQYSAAFGSALRTRWRLPFELRELIAAVYQYNTGVYTREVLVMNLAGQMARLGNDDSVTPLLKTKPARLLKMNVADLQRLRKKFTGVTDPALLAPEPESVEDDPEKPSQG from the coding sequence ATGACTGCTGTAGATTTACCCGCGGTACCTCGCGTATTGATTGCCGAATCCGATCCACGGGTTCGCGAAACGCTGAGTGAGTTGCTCTTGAGCGTGCGCGCGGATATCGACCTTGAGATTTGCACCGATGGCAAACAGGCTGCGGAGTGGATGAAGAAGCAGCTGCCTGATCTGGTCATTGCGGCAAGAGAACTTCCTGTCATCGACGGTTTGAGCCTGTTGCGCGGTGTTCGCGGGTTACAGCGCAAGCCAGTCATTCCTTTTATCCTGATCAGTAATCGCAGCGACAGCGCCAGTGTCCGCGAGGCTGTGCCGCTCGCGCCGACTGCTTACCTGACCAAACCCTTGAATACCGAAGGCCTGCGCCAGCGCCTTGAACGCCTGTTGCTGGTGTGTCCGGTACCGAATGCGGTTCCGGCGCTGATTCCCGGTATGACTCTTGCCAGGTTTCTGGAGCAGCGACGGGATACCACCGACGGTGCGCCTTTGTTCGTGGATGTCGCGACGGCGATCAAACTCAGCAAGGGCGCCGCACGCGTCGACCCCACTTTGCTGGAGCAGGAGCTGCGCAACGACCCGCATATCACCGCGGTGCTCATCGCGGCGGCCAATAGCGCGGCGCAGCATCTGGGCACGCCTGTGCAGACACTGCCTGCTGCCTTGGCGGTGTTGGGTGGGGCGCAGAGCGCCGACATCGTTTCCAGCCTGGAAAAGAAGCGCACGTCAGTGCTGACCAACGGCGCGCTGCTGGCCAAGGCCAGTGAGCTGTGGACGTTGTCGCAACGTACTGCTGAATACGGACGCACTCTGGCGCGCATGCTTGAAGTGGATGCCGAGCGCTGTTTTTGCGCGGGACTGTTACAGACGCTGGGCGATCTGGCTGTGGTGGGTTGCCTGCAGGAATGGTTGCAGGCCGGCGGCGAACTGGATGATGAGCAGATCAGGCAATCGCTGGAGCAATATTCGGCAGCCTTCGGTTCTGCGTTGCGCACTCGCTGGCGTTTGCCCTTTGAACTGCGAGAGCTGATTGCGGCGGTTTATCAATACAACACCGGCGTTTACACCCGCGAAGTGTTGGTCATGAACCTGGCAGGGCAAATGGCGCGGCTCGGCAACGATGACAGCGTCACGCCCTTGCTCAAGACCAAGCCCGCCAGATTGCTGAAGATGAACGTCGCAGACTTGCAGCGGCTGCGCAAAAAATTCACGGGCGTGACCGATCCGGCCCTGCTGGCGCCGGAGCCGGAATCTGTCGAAGACGATCCGGAGAAACCTTCGCAGGGCTAG